In Saccharomyces eubayanus strain FM1318 chromosome XIII, whole genome shotgun sequence, one DNA window encodes the following:
- the GYL1 gene encoding Gyl1p, producing the protein MNEKNENTEHLMTSDENTLGEQLEIPATSHPDQLKENLDDIVSGNENLIIDSSNETNLNKEVEALAAGTNIGVDLNQSINDRTSIDGLTDSHDAPIPTEPEVEPQEEAPLISENLSQQLENERSKVERALEAISSPSLPPRDNDVGSFTPVPTKSSSPPVPSRNTNVQVSLDQPQLPPRQKLNAETLHLKAPHSSAVPVRPLTNTFGNSSSPAPPILPPRRIEDPLDLAAQKELLASTFKRNMLFYKNEDNSVKNDLDENMLILRENFQKISTDQLSEEDSSFWRKTVNDYQQTLLNDSESLHVQLARGIPSIYRLIVWQLVSYAKSKSFELIYETYLTQDAPFDVQKFEDQLKVIDTISSTNVKSIINVLKAYLLFDSECEFSIDMVYIVNMVLAVCKKETDAFGLFVRLMQVYDLRSLFLPSAPVINVLCYKFDRLVEESYPKVYNHMVKEGIRSSMFLPSFFTTLFQKYSSVEIQPRIGDIIFLEGLDSIMRIPAKLLCEAQDQLLKMSFEELLEFLKVGLLEAYIKKETDTESDPLSLNNCIDQLIQDAMTEVQIFPKTMKKFASEYEEIHRLDNEREEQYKSITEKNLHLQKHVRKLENDYTSLNREHVTIANELVKNRLKIESVLNENNGYKLKILDLKKTLDTEKKKQVSIVYVPNDLKKDLDETIKKNAQVMDENLKLQDKISELERMAEAISTASKNGVLFEYSNPKNHSLGAGWSGFKKVFK; encoded by the coding sequence atgaatgaaaaaaacgaGAATACTGAACATCTGATGACGTCTGATGAAAACACTCTAGGAGAACAGCTTGAAATTCCAGCAACCTCTCATCCTGACCAACTAAAAGAGAATCTAGATGACATCGTTTCGGGAAACGAGAACTTAATAATAGATAGCAGTAACGAAACGAATTTAAACAAGGAAGTAGAGGCATTGGCCGCAGGGACAAACATTGGAGTAGATTTGAATCAGAGCATAAATGACCGTACTTCGATTGATGGCCTTACAGATTCACATGATGCTCCAATCCCAACAGAACCGGAGGTGGAGCCACAGGAAGAAGCCCCATTAATATCTGAGAATCTAAGCCAGcaattagaaaatgaaagatcAAAAGTTGAAAGGGCCCTAGAAGCAATATCTTCCCCTTCATTACCACCAAGAGATAATGATGTTGGAAGTTTTACACCTGTGCCCACCAAATCTTCGTCTCCCCCAGTACCCtcaagaaatacaaacGTTCAAGTCTCCCTTGATCAACCTCAACTTCCACCAAGGCAAAAACTTAATGCAGAAACTTTACATTTGAAAGCACCCCATAGTAGTGCGGTGCCTGTCAGACCACTAACTAATACGTTTGgtaattcttcttccccAGCCCCACCAATTTTACCTCCTCGTCGTATAGAAGATCCTCTAGACTTAGCCGCTCAAAAGGAGCTTTTGGCAAGtacattcaaaagaaacatgctgttttacaaaaatgaagataactCAGTCAAAAATGATTTGGACGAAAATATGCTTATTTTGAGGGAAAACTTTCAGAAAATTAGTACCGATCAATTGTCTGAGGAGGATAGCTCATTTTGGAGAAAAACTGTAAATGACTACCAACAGACCTTACTTAATGATAGTGAGAGTTTACACGTTCAACTAGCTCGTGGAATACCCTCTATTTATCGTTTGATAGTCTGGCAGTTAGTAAGTTAtgcaaaatcaaagtcCTTTGAGCTGATATACGAGACTTATCTAACACAGGATGCACCATTTGATGTCCAGAAATTCGAAGATCAACTCAAGGTGATAGACACTATATCATCTACGAACGTAAAAAGCATAATCAACGTACTAAAAGCGTACCTTCTTTTTGACTCTGAATGTGAATTTTCTATCGACATGGTTTATATTGTTAATATGGTTCTTGCGGtttgcaagaaagaaacagatGCGTTTGGGTTATTCGTTCGCTTGATGCAAGTTTATGATTTAAGATCATTGTTTTTACCAAGCGCCCCTGTGATCAATGTTCTCTGCTATAAATTTGATAGACTAGTAGAAGAATCCTATCCCAAGGTTTATAACCACATGGTTAAAGAAGGTATTCGTTCTTCTATGTTTTTGCCTAGTTTTTTCACAACATTGTTTCAAAAGTATTCTTCCGTTGAAATTCAACCACGTATCGGtgatattatatttttagaGGGTCTTGATTCCATTATGAGAATTCCTGCTAAATTATTGTGTGAAGCACAAGATCAACTATTAAAAATGAGTTTCGAAGAACTGCtggagtttttgaaagtagGTCTATTAGAGGCTTATATTAAGAAGGAAACCGATACGGAAAGTGATCCTCTTTCCTTAAACAATTGTATAGATCAACTTATTCAAGATGCTATGACGGAAGTTCAAATATTTCCAAAAACCATGAAGAAGTTTGCTTCTGAATATGAGGAAATTCATAGATTAGATAATGAGAGAGAAGAGCAGTACAAATCAATCACCGAAAAGAATTTGCATTTACAGAAGCATGTACGcaaattggaaaatgacTATACGTCATTAAACAGAGAGCATGTGACAATTGCAAACGAACTAGTGAAAAACCGGTTGAAGATCGAGTCCGTattgaatgaaaacaatggaTATAAACTAAAAATCTTGGACCTGAAGAAAACGTTAGatacagaaaaaaagaaacaagttTCAATCGTATATGTTCctaatgatttgaaaaaggattTAGATGaaacgataaaaaaaaatgcacaAGTAATGGACGAAAATTTAAAGTTACAAGATAAGATTTCAGAGCTTGAAAGGATGGCTGAAGCAATTAGCACTGCAAGCAAAAACGGTGTTTTATTTGAGTATTCAAATCCTAAAAATCACTCTTTGGGCGCTGGTTGGTCGGGATTTaagaaagttttcaaatga
- the MRPL24 gene encoding mitochondrial 54S ribosomal protein bL28m, with protein sequence MQQLLRPFQLTRGFTSAVKNFRQWRLIETRNVAKQPDYQVGDVKPLHMPKERKKFPDYKYGESNIFKQSNKGLYGGSFIQYGNNISESKAKTRKKWLPNIVKKGLWSETLNRKISIKMTAKVLKTISKEGGIDNYLTKEKAARIKELGPTGWKLRYRVLKRKDAIENYPHKDAPILETADGKNVKVYYDEVINGTPRKISVGRRKLLAFLYPLEKLEHKSIGKDLDHKRFVELFANVPVKDIVSKLEEHDFDLSTISV encoded by the coding sequence ATGCAACAACTTCTCAGACCATTTCAGCTGACAAGAGGATTTACTAGTGCTGTAAAGAACTTCAGGCAATGGAGATTAattgaaacaagaaacgTTGCAAAACAGCCGGACTACCAAGTTGGTGATGTCAAGCCTCTGCACATGccaaaagagagaaagaagttTCCAGACTATAAATACGGTGAATCCAATATCTTTAAACAAAGTAATAAAGGTTTATATGGTGGATCTTTTATTCAATATGGTAACAATATTTCCGAAAGTAAAGccaaaacaagaaagaaatggtTACCCAATATTGTGAAAAAGGGTTTATGGAGTGAAACTTTGAATAGAAAGATTAGTATCAAGATGACTGCCAAAGTGCTAAAAACCATCAGCAAAGAAGGTGGGATTGATAATTATTTGACAAAGGAGAAGGCCGCAAGAATTAAAGAACTAGGACCCACAGGATGGAAGTTGCGTTATAGAgtcttgaaaagaaaagacgcTATAGAGAACTATCCACATAAGGATGCCCCTATTTTAGAAACGGCCGATGGCAAAAATGTCAAAGTATATTATGATGAAGTAATTAACGGCACGCCAAGAAAGATATCAGTTGGAAGAAGGAAACTGTTGGCCTTTTTATATCCcttggaaaaattggaacACAAGTCTATCGGGAAAGATCTAGACCACAAAAGATTTGTGGAGCTGTTTGCTAACGTTCCAGTTAAGGATATCGTATCGAAATTGGAAGAGCATGACTTTGATTTGTCCACAATTTCCGTATAG
- the RPL36A gene encoding 60S ribosomal protein eL36: MAAKTGIAIGLNKGKKVTSMTPAPKISYKKGAASNRTKFVRSLVREIAGLSPYERRLIDLIRNSGEKRARKVAKKRLGSFIRAKAKVEEMNNIISASRRH; the protein is encoded by the exons ATGGCCGCTAAGACAG GAATCGCAATTGGTTTGAACAAAGGTAAGAAGGTCACTAGCATGACCCCAGCCCCAAAGATCTCTTACAAGAAGGGTGCTGCTTCCAACAGAACTAAGTTCGTCAGATCTTTGGTTAGAGAAATCGCCGGTTTGTCTCCATACGAAAGAAGATTGATCGATCTAATAAGAAACTCTGGTGAAAAGAGAGCTAGAAAGGTTGCCAAGAAGAGATTGGGTTCTTTCATCAGAGCCAAGGCTAAggttgaagaaatgaacaACATTATTTCTGCTTCTCGTCGTCACTAA
- a CDS encoding CMC4-like protein yields the protein MKQRNIKPEKD from the coding sequence atgaaacaaAGGAACATCAAACCTGAGAAAGACTGA
- the ICY1 gene encoding Icy1p, with product MSLNYTTPLDDEVFPLSFANHQLSEHVSMSQDYSLRLTDETKINTADSCAVPRDTAKCDFNLTSTQDETLFSLESAQESNYRYQALANVQDCRMAVSTRSAQSCDKLTDLYANAAQQNYRLWLSSF from the coding sequence atgtctttgaaCTATACCACTCCTCTTGACGATGAGGTCTTCCCGTTGTCATTTGCCAACCACCAATTGAGCGAGCACGTGTCGATGAGCCAGGATTACTCACTCCGTCTCACAGACGaaacgaaaataaatacGGCCGACTCTTGCGCAGTACCGAGAGACACTGCGAAGTGCGATTTTAATTTGACTTCGACGCAAGACGAAACGCTATTCTCATTAGAGAGTGCTCAAGAAAGTAACTACAGATACCAAGCGTTGGCTAATGTCCAGGACTGCCGCATGGCCGTTTCGACCAGGTCTGCTCAGTCTTGTGATAAACTGACCGATCTTTACGCCAACGCCGCCCAACAAAATTACAGGCTTTGGCTTTCCTCATTCTAA
- the VTI1 gene encoding v-SNARE protein VTI1, translating to MSSLLTSYESDFKTTLEQAKAGLSEAPSQQISQRNSTLKQVEQQQDELFDLLDQMDVEVNNSISDASERATYKAKLREWKKTIQIDIKRPLQSLVDSGDRDRLFGDLNTSNLDEDQRQQLLSNHAILQKSGDKLKDANRIANETEGIGSQIMMDLRSQRETLENARHTLFQADSYVDKSIKTLKTMTRRLVANKFISYAIIAVLILLILLVLFSKFK from the coding sequence ATGAGCTCCTTATTAACATCTTATGAATCAGATTTTAAAACAACACTAGAGCAAGCCAAAGCGGGCTTATCAGAAGCGCCCTCGCAGCAGATATCTCAGAGGAATTCCACTTTGAAGCAGGTGGAGCAACAACAAGATGAACTATTCGACTTGTTAGATCAGATGGATGTGGAGGTAAACAACAGTATAAGCGATGCCTCGGAACGTGCTACGTATAAGGCAAAATTAAGAGAATGGAAAAAGACAATACAAATTGATATCAAGAGGCCACTGCAGTCTCTTGTGGACTCAGGTGATCGTGATAGACTCTTCGGAGACCTTAATACATCTAATCTTGACGAAGACCAAAGACAACAGCTGTTAAGCAACCATGcgattttacaaaaatcCGGAGATAAATTAAAGGATGCCAACAGGATAGCAAATGAAACTGAAGGAATAGGGTCCCAAATCATGATGGACCTGAGGTCACAGAGAGAGACCTTAGAAAACGCAAGGCATACCCTGTTTCAAGCAGATTCATACGTCGATAAGAGTATAAAAACACTAAAAACAATGACCAGAAGATTGGTTGCTAATAAATTCATAAGTTATGCCATTATTGCTGTGCTAATATTATTGATccttttggttttgttttcaaaatttaaaTAA
- the CIK1 gene encoding Cik1p, protein MNNSRIPKLSFHSGPNGTIREFSKTKRQKVQKRDMDTVLAPNNNKLNILQGSGLGIRRSFTDDSSIMHKKKLTFGGDPKVIERVKNNERRVRKDIDSLLNAISEIEKESVRVHSRELPTITSELDAKVRACKELQNEINRLSTEMDLKDNQCDLQRKNIELSSKNIVSMHAVTVQEFENDLEEEISNAKREWTYKLMEVENLKPDEKLTDEMRQLKAEFEEISREWFILQNENDKKRKEYENELHKEFELYKKTKNDAKLELDQEQERLLRELEELQNTNDRLQENVKGCVDEFNGLEQRIKDSETNLHEMEHAVVPLRKELILTSQTLTQVLDVKKQIEGKANSWKKKYDNELDKVQQEQFTRQNLATSIEQIKGYARCFAYANEREMPDEFHINYVDQSICQEGGHKRVQVFDRIILEEIHKDHKRLFNECAPFLKKYISKLVNCSIVVVSQQLAAPIKITFLEQLFKQYGEGYNMTLRTVRFDGNTEDESDDVKLNDLSSIKNLSQDEECMCVLSLDTRLKNYEESHSMNIYIGNMTALQLSKRLDEPPSALSQVLTKTKQCFIFKINACENIEKTLALAGNLKRTIRLPQLD, encoded by the coding sequence ATGAACAATTCCAGAATACCCAAACTTTCCTTTCATAGTGGTCCCAACGGTACTATTCGTGAATTTTCTAAGACCAAGAGGCAAAAAGTCCAGAAAAGAGACATGGATACGGTACTGGCGCCTAATAACAACAAACTAAATATACTACAGGGATCTGGACTAGGTATACGACGTAGTTTCACAGATGATTCCTCCATCAtgcacaaaaaaaagttgacCTTCGGGGGAGACCCCAAGGTAATTGAGAGAGTGAAGAACAATGAGCGCAGAGTCAGAAAAGATATCGATTCGTTATTGAATGCCATTtcagaaattgaaaaagaatccGTTCGTGTTCATAGTAGAGAACTACCTACAATAACATCAGAGTTAGATGCCAAAGTCAGAGCATGCAAAGAACtgcaaaatgaaatcaataGGCTATCAACGGAGATGGATCTGAAGGATAATCAATGCGATTTGCAACGAAAAAATATCGAATTATCGTCCAAAAATATCGTTTCTATGCATGCCGTGACCGTACAAGAGTTTGAAAACGActtagaagaagagataTCGAATGCCAAAAGGGAATGGACATATAAATTAATGGAGGTGGAAAATCTGAAACCAGATGAAAAGCTAACTGATGAAATGCGACAGCTTAAAgcagaatttgaagaaatcagTAGGGAATGGTTTATTTTacaaaacgaaaatgacaaaaagCGTAAAGAATATGAAAATGAATTGCACAAGGAATTTGAGTTATACAAGAAAACTAAGAACGATGCTAAACTCGAGCTAGatcaagagcaagaaaggCTCTTGAGGGAGCTCGAAGAGTTACAGAACACTAACGATAGATTACAAGAAAACGTCAAGGGATGTGTCGATGAATTTAATGGACTCGAACAAAGGATTAAAGACTCAGAAACAAACTTGCATGAAATGGAACATGCCGTCGTTCCCCTGAGGAAAGAACTTATTCTCACATCACAAACTTTGACTCAAGTGCTGGATgtgaaaaagcaaattgAAGGAAAGGCGAATagttggaagaagaagtatgACAATGAACTAGATAAAGTCCAACAGGAACAGTTCACACGACAAAACCTGGCCACTTCAATAGAACAAATCAAAGGGTATGCGCGATGCTTTGCATACGCCAATGAGCGGGAAATGCCCGATGAGTTCCATATCAACTACGTGGACCAAAGCATTTGCCAGGAGGGTGGCCACAAACGTGTACAAGTGTTTGATAGAATAATCCTCGAAGAGATTCATAAGGATCACAAGCGGTTATTCAATGAGTGTGCCccatttttaaagaaatatatcAGCAAATTGGTCAATTGCAGTATCGTTGTCGTATCCCAGCAACTTGCAGCACCTATTAAGATTACCTTTTTGGAACAGCTATTCAAACAGTACGGCGAGGGATATAACATGACATTGAGAACTGTGCGTTTCGACGGGAACACCGAAGACGAAAGCGATGACGTTAAACTGAACGACCTGTCATCAATCAAAAACCTGTCACAAGATGAAGAATGCATGTGCGTCCTAAGTTTAGACACCAGACTGAAGAACTATGAAGAGTCTCATTCgatgaatatatatatcgGAAATATGACCGCTTTGCAACTGAGTAAAAGGCTCGACGAGCCTCCCTCAGCGCTTTCACAGGTGCTCACTAAAACTAAGCagtgttttattttcaagattAACGCATGCGAAAACATCGAGAAGACGCTAGCCCTAGCGGGAAATCTAAAGAGAACAATACGATTACCTCAGCTAGATTGA
- the CLN1 gene encoding cyclin CLN1, with protein MNHTEVKAGLIVTAKQTYYPIELSNAELLTHYETIQEYHQDISQNVLLQSSKTKPDIKLIDQQPEMNPHQTRDAIVTFLYQLSVMTRVSNGIFFHAVRFYDRYCSKRVVLKDQAKLVVGTCLWLAAKTWGGCNHIINNVSVPTGGRFYGPNPRARIPRLSELVHYCGGSELFDESMFIQMERHILDTLSWDVYEPMINDYILNVDENCLIQYELYKNQLQNNNNGSNKEWSSEKRQSQSSEDSDATVEEHISSSPQSTGLDGATTTMDEDEELNSKIKLINLKRFLIDLISWQYDLLKFELYEISNGVFSIINKFTNQDQGPFLSMPMGNEINSNSQTQIFSALINGIINSPPSLVEVYKEQYGIIPFILQVKDYNLELQKKLQLASTIDLTKRIAVNSRYFDQNASSSTASSPGTYSSGANYTPMRNFSAQSDNSVFSSTNIDHSSPITPHMYTFNQFKNQSACDSTISVNSLPNQTQNGHGPSSSNYQNMMVDERNKENRIPNPSSAEIPQRAKFMTSGIFQNSAELTNRASTISLSIRNQNTSQL; from the coding sequence ATGAACCACACAGAAGTGAAAGCTGGACTAATTGTCACCGCAAAACAGACGTACTACCCAATTGAACTGTCCAATGCAGAACTTTTAACCCATTACGAAACCATACAGGAGTACCACCAAGACATCTCTCAGAATGTATTGCTTCAGTCTTCCAAGACAAAACCAGATATCAAGTTGATTGACCAGCAACCTGAGATGAATCCTCATCAAACCAGAGACGCCATAGTGACCTTCTTGTACCAGCTCTCAGTGATGACCAGAGTAAGCAACGGTATCTTCTTCCACGCCGTCAGGTTCTACGACCGTTATTGCTCTAAGAGAGTGGTCTTGAAGGATCAAGCCAAACTAGTGGTGGGCACATGTCTTTGGTTGGCAGCCAAAACCTGGGGTGGATGCAACCATATAATAAACAACGTTTCCGTCCCCACAGGTGGTAGGTTCTACGGTCCCAATCCAAGAGCTCGTATACCTCGTCTTTCTGAATTGGTTCATTATTGCGGCGGGTCCGAATTATTCGATGAATCAATGTTCATTCAAATGGAGAGACATATCTTGGATACCTTGAGCTGGGATGTTTACGAACCCATGATTAATGACTACATCCTAAATGTCGACGAAAATTGTTTGATACAATATGAACTCTACAAAAACCAGCTACAGAATAATAACAACGGCAGCAACAAAGAATGGtcttctgaaaaaagacaatCTCAATCTTCCGAAGACAGTGATGCCACAGTGGAAGAACACATCAGCAGTTCTCCGCAAAGCACTGGATTGGATGGCGCTACAACCACCatggatgaagatgaagagctGAACTCGAAAATTAAATTGATCaacttgaaaagatttttgattgatttgatttcttggcAATACGATTTGCTCAAGTTCGAGCTGTACGAAATCAGCAACGGCGTATTTTctattataaataaatttaCTAATCAAGATCAGGGCCCATTTCTCTCTATGCCCATGGGTAATGAGATAAACTCAAACAGTCAAACGCAGATCTTTAGTGCTCTCATCAATGGCATAATCAACTCCCCCCCATCTCTGGTCGAAGTCTATAAGGAGCAGTATGGTATAATACCTTTCATATTACAGGTAAAGGATTATAATTTAGAGCTGCAGAAGAAACTGCAATTGGCCTCTACCATAGATCTAACGAAAAGAATTGCCGTTAATTCCCGTTACTTCGACCAAAACgcttcttcatcaactGCCTCTTCTCCAGGCACATACTCATCCGGCGCCAACTATACTCCAATGAGAAACTTCAGCGCACAATCAGACAACAGTGTATTCAGTTCCACTAACATCGACCATTCATCACCAATCACTCCGCATATGTACACCTTCAACCAGTTCAAAAACCAAAGTGCTTGCGACAGTACTATAAGTGTAAACAGCCTGCCTAATCAGACCCAAAATGGCCACGGACCATCATCAAGTAATTATCAAAACATGATGGTAGATGAACGGAATAAAGAGAACCGAATTCCCAACCCTTCATCTGCTGAAATACCACAACGGGCAAAATTCATGACAAGCGGTATCTTCCAGAACTCAGCTGAACTTACTAATAGGGCGTCTACGATATCGCTATCAATAAGAAACCAAAACACTTCCCAACTGTAA
- the ROT1 gene encoding Rot1p: MWSKKFTLRKLILSSCLFIQKIRCEDSDSSLYGTWSSKSNQVFTGPGFYDPIDELLIEPSLPGISYSFTEDGWYEEASYQVSGNPRDPTCPMASLIFQHGKYVISDNGTLVLNPTEVDGRQLFSDPCKDDGISTYSRYNQTETFKEFSVGIDPYHGIYTLQLYQFDGTPMQPLYLAYRPPMMLPTETLNPTDTATSSGASNSDDTSASSKKKRSLRSLVRRSLENRHKTNAVKRSNASFLTSNAIWYISAGMLGVGSLLFLAF, translated from the coding sequence ATGTGGTCCAAAAAATTTACCTTGAGAAAACTGATCTTGAGCAGTTGTCTGTTCATACAAAAGATTCGTTGTGAAGATAGTGACAGCTCTTTATATGGTACTTGGTCATCCAAATCTAACCAAGTCTTCACAGGACCAGGATTTTATGATCCCATAGACGAACTATTGATAGAGCCTTCATTACCTGGTATTAGTTACTCATTCACCGAAGATGGTTGGTACGAAGAAGCCAGTTACCAGGTCAGTGGAAATCCTCGTGACCCAACTTGCCCCATGGCCTCGTTGATTTTCCAGCATGGTAAATATGTCATCTCAGATAACGGTACTTTAGTTCTGAATCCTACTGAAGTTGACGGCAGACAGCTATTCAGCGATCCATGCAAAGATGACGGAATATCGACATATTCTAGATACAACCAAACCGAAACGTTTAAAGAATTTTCCGTTGGTATAGATCCTTACCATGGTATCTACACTTTACAACTATATCAATTTGATGGTACTCCAATGCAACCGTTATACTTGGCCTACCGGCCACCAATGATGTTACCAACGGAGACCTTGAATCCTACAGACACCGCTACAAGCAGTGGGGCGTCCAACTCTGACGACACTTCAGCATCTtctaagaagaaaagatcacTAAGAAGTCTGGTAAGAAGAAGCCTAGAAAACAGACACAAGACAAATGCCGTTAAGAGATCCAACGCATCATTTTTAACCTCGAATGCTATTTGGTATATTTCTGCAGGTATGTTGGGTGTTGgttcattattatttttagcATTTTAG
- the RAD14 gene encoding DNA repair protein RAD14: MTPEQRAKLEANRKLAIDRLKKRGILNKDQLNRIESRNEPVKAPVVVAAAPAVAGSNQRAEAGPSASEINLAQRSSASANGNVAPFYGDGGMDNSKRDASLPNKRPLENIRPSIRRQDYIEYDFATMQNLNGGYINPKDKIPNPGFGDDEDFDSEFGSKKQKTLQDWKREQLERKLLYENAPPPEHISKAPRCIECHINIEMDPVLHDLFKLQVCKQCSKDHPEKYALLTKTECKEDYFLTDXELNDEELFHRLEKPNPHSGTFARMQLFVRCEVEAFAFKKWGGEEGLDKEWQRREEGKSQRREKKYEKKIKEMRLKTRAQEYTNRLREKKHGKAHVHNFSAPIDGGTDEDGYQIQRRRCTDCGLETEEIDI; encoded by the exons ATGACTCCTGAGCAAAGAGCTAAGCTA GAGGCTAATAGGAAATTGGCAATAGATCggctgaaaaaaagagggaTATTAAACAAGGACCAGTTGAATCGAATAGAAAGTAGAAATGAGCCCGTGAAAGCTCCAGTTGTGGTAGCTGCTGCTCCTGCAGTTGCAGGTAGCAACCAGAGAGCTGAGGCGGGACCCTCAGCAAGTGAAATAAACCTAGCCCAACGATCTTCTGCGTCCGCTAATGGTAATGTTGCCCCATTTTACGGTGATGGAGGTATGGATAATAGCAAGAGAGATGCGTCACTGCCGAATAAGAGACCGCTGGAAAACATAAGGCCCAGCATAAGAAGGCAAGACTATATCGAGTATGATTTTGCCACCATGCAAAACTTGAACGGAGGTTACATCAACCCTAAGGACAAGATTCCGAATCCCGGTTTTGGTGACGACGAAGACTTTGATTCTGAGTTTGGGTccaagaagcaaaaaacACTACAGGATTGGAAAAGAGAACAACTAGAACGTAAACTGCTGTATGAAAATGCTCCGCCCCCGGAACATATCTCAAAAGCACCGAGATGTATTGAATGTCATATCAATATTGAGATGGACCCTGTTTTACACGATCTCTTCAAGCTGCAAGTCTGCAAGCAATGTTCCAAAGACCACCCAGAAAAATACGCCTTATTGACGAAAACAGAATGTAAAGAAGACTATTTTTTGACTGATCMCGAATTGAATGACGAAGAGTTGTTCCATAGGCTTGAGAAGCCCAATCCTCATTCTGGTACCTTTGCAAGAATGCAACTGTTTGTTAGGTGCGAAGTGGAGGCTTTtgcattcaaaaaatggGGTGGGGAAGAAGGCTTAGATAAGGAATGGCAGCGCCGTGAAGAAGGCAAATCGCAAAGAAGAGAGAAGAAGtacgaaaagaaaatcaagGAAATGAGACTGAAAACAAGGGCTCAAGAATACACCAACAGGTTAAGGGAGAAGAAGCATGGGAAGGCCCATGTTCATAACTTCAGTGCCCCCATCGATGGAGGAACTGATGAAGACGGATATCAAATTCAGAGACGCAGATGTACAGATTGCGGGTTGGAAACTGAAGAAATCGACATTTAA
- the ERG2 gene encoding C-8 sterol isomerase ERG2, with protein MKFFPILLLIGVVGYTLNLLFTTWLPTHYMFDPKTLNQICNTVIAKHDTTAEDFSTEVLLQDVRDALASHYGDEYINKYVREEWVFNNAGGAMGXMIILHASISEYLILFGTAVGTEGHSGVHFANDYFTILHGTQTAALPYATDAEIYTPGMTHHLQKGYAKQYSMPGGSFALELAQGWIPCMLPFGFLDTFSSTLDLYTLYRTVYLTARDMGKNLLQNKKF; from the coding sequence ATGAAGTTTTTCCCAATCCTTTTATTGATCGGTGTGGTAGGCTACACTTTGAACCTGCTGTTCACCACCTGGTTGCCAACCCACTACATGTTCGATCCAAAGACTCTGAACCAAATATGTAACACGGTCATCGCCAAACACGACACCACTGCCGAAGACTTTTCTACTGAAGTCCTGCTACAGGACGTCAGAGACGCACTTGCCTCTCACTACGGGGACGAATACATCAACAAGTACGTTCGTGAAGAATGGGTCTTCAACAATGCTGGTGGTGCCATGGGCMAAATGATCATCCTGCATGCATCTATCTCAGAGTACTTGATCTTATTTGGCACGGCTGTCGGCACAGAAGGTCATTCCGGTGTCCACTTCGCCAACGACTACTTCACCATCTTACATGGTACCCAAACTGCCGCTTTGCCATATGCCACCGATGCCGAAATCTACACTCCCGGTATGACCCACCACTTGCAAAAGGGATATGCCAAGCAATACAGTATGCCTGGCGGCTCCTTCGCTTTAGAATTGGCTCAAGGCTGGATTCCATGCATGTTGCCATTCGGATTCTTGGATACTTTCTCCAGTACTCTCGATTTATACACTCTATACAGAACTGTCTACTTGACTGCCAGAGATATGGGTAAGAACTTgttgcaaaacaaaaagttCTAA